A genomic window from Leptolyngbya sp. BL0902 includes:
- the def gene encoding peptide deformylase, translated as MAATIHVEKTKVKQPPLDIHTLGDRVLRQPAKRVAKVDDDIRLLVKEMLQTMYSADGIGLAAPQVAVNKQLIVVDVDPENVAAPPLVLVNPTIVRVSKELAVGQEGCLSIPGVFLDVVRPAAIEVSFKDENGRPQKIQAADLLARCILHEMDHLTGVLFVDRVDNTLALNQELKKNGFFAKDVQPVKA; from the coding sequence ATGGCCGCCACCATCCACGTTGAGAAAACCAAAGTTAAGCAGCCCCCCCTCGATATCCATACCCTGGGCGACCGAGTGCTGCGCCAGCCCGCCAAGCGAGTTGCTAAGGTAGACGACGACATCCGTCTGCTGGTCAAGGAAATGCTGCAAACCATGTACAGTGCCGATGGTATTGGGCTGGCCGCTCCCCAGGTAGCGGTCAATAAGCAGCTCATTGTGGTAGATGTGGATCCAGAAAACGTCGCTGCTCCGCCCCTGGTGCTGGTCAACCCTACTATCGTCCGCGTTTCTAAGGAACTGGCCGTGGGTCAAGAGGGCTGTCTCAGCATTCCCGGCGTGTTTTTGGATGTGGTGCGCCCCGCCGCCATCGAGGTCTCTTTTAAAGACGAAAACGGTCGGCCCCAGAAAATCCAGGCCGCTGATCTGCTGGCCCGCTGCATCCTCCACGAAATGGATCACCTGACGGGGGTGCTGTTTGTAGACCGGGTGGACAACACCCTAGCCCTAAACCAAGAACTGAAGAAAAACGGCTTTTTTGCTAAGGACGTGCAGCCCGTCAAGGCCTAG
- the lpxD gene encoding UDP-3-O-(3-hydroxymyristoyl)glucosamine N-acyltransferase has protein sequence MKLSTIAEQIRIAAATSLEANPSHDPDITGVAAVDEAVAGTLSYIEGDKFAQFVATTGASALILPQNEALQAQATERGIAWISTADPRLAFARAIALFYQPYRPTPGIHPTAVIDPMATYGENVSIGANVVISAGVHLGNDVCIHPNVVIYPGVRVGDRTVLHANCTIQERSQIGADCTLHSGAVIGAEGFGFVPTAEGWEKMEQSGYVVIEDGVRVGGNTCIDRPAVGVTRVGRGTKLDNLIQIAHGCQVGEATVMASQVGMAGGVKVGNRVILAGQVGIANQATIGDGAIATAKAGIHNDIAPGEIVTGTPALPHKVFLKASAIYRRLPEMHKSLQKLQRALDAISPKEPQ, from the coding sequence ATGAAGCTCAGCACCATCGCCGAACAAATTCGGATTGCCGCCGCCACCAGCCTGGAGGCTAACCCCAGCCACGACCCCGACATTACCGGGGTTGCCGCTGTGGATGAGGCCGTTGCCGGAACGCTGAGCTACATTGAAGGGGACAAATTTGCCCAGTTTGTGGCCACCACCGGGGCCAGCGCCCTGATTTTGCCCCAAAACGAAGCCCTCCAAGCCCAGGCCACCGAACGGGGCATCGCCTGGATTAGCACCGCCGATCCGCGTCTGGCCTTTGCCCGTGCCATCGCCCTGTTCTATCAGCCCTACCGTCCCACTCCCGGCATCCATCCCACAGCGGTGATTGACCCGATGGCGACCTACGGCGAGAACGTATCCATCGGGGCCAACGTGGTGATTTCGGCAGGCGTTCACCTGGGGAATGACGTGTGCATCCATCCCAACGTAGTGATTTATCCCGGTGTGCGGGTGGGGGATCGCACCGTCCTCCATGCCAACTGCACCATCCAGGAACGCAGCCAAATTGGGGCCGACTGCACCCTCCACAGTGGTGCCGTGATTGGGGCCGAGGGCTTTGGCTTTGTGCCCACCGCCGAAGGCTGGGAAAAAATGGAGCAGTCCGGCTACGTGGTGATTGAAGACGGCGTGCGCGTCGGCGGCAACACCTGCATCGACCGTCCCGCCGTGGGCGTCACTCGCGTTGGACGCGGCACGAAGCTGGATAACCTGATCCAAATTGCCCATGGTTGCCAGGTGGGCGAGGCCACGGTGATGGCCTCCCAGGTGGGCATGGCCGGGGGCGTCAAGGTCGGCAATCGGGTGATTTTAGCCGGACAGGTGGGCATCGCCAACCAAGCCACCATCGGCGACGGGGCCATCGCCACCGCCAAGGCGGGCATCCACAACGACATCGCCCCAGGGGAAATCGTCACGGGCACCCCGGCCCTGCCCCACAAGGTATTCCTAAAAGCCTCGGCCATCTATCGCCGTCTGCCGGAAATGCACAAGTCCCTGCAAAAGCTGCAACGGGCCTTGGACGCTATCAGCCCCAAAGAACCTCAGTAA
- the rlmD gene encoding 23S rRNA (uracil(1939)-C(5))-methyltransferase RlmD, giving the protein MDGWRQGDTLDLTITDLTSSGDGLGRWQERVVFVPDTVPGDEVRVRLVQAKPTFGRGQVKQMISPSPDRVRAACIVADKCGGCQWQTVSYEAQLAAKQQQVTDALVRIGKFDAPNVLPILGTEAPLGYRNKATYPLARSPEGNVKAGYFRKGSHKLVNLNQCPVQDERLNPLLAEVKQDIKERGWSIYNEDRHQGRLRHLGLRVGRRTGQMLLTLVSTAPNLKDIELQAQEWMERYPDLVGVCVNLNPDKTNAIFGAETLVIDGVPYIEEIFADLRFRIHATTFFQANTEQAEGILQVILDELKLTGTETLIDAYCGVGTLTLPLAKVAKRCVGLEVQTEAVEQALANAGLNGIDNVEFRAGDVGETLITAAENLADPLDIVVLDPPRKGCDRAVLDALIALKPPRIVYMSCDPATLARDLKILREEGGYTLTKAQPADFFPQTPHVECVAFLVA; this is encoded by the coding sequence ATGGACGGGTGGCGACAGGGCGATACGTTGGATTTGACGATTACCGACCTCACCAGCAGCGGCGATGGGCTGGGGCGCTGGCAGGAGCGGGTGGTGTTTGTGCCCGACACGGTGCCGGGAGATGAGGTGCGGGTGCGGCTGGTGCAGGCCAAGCCCACTTTTGGCCGAGGGCAAGTGAAGCAGATGATTAGTCCTTCGCCGGATCGGGTGCGGGCGGCCTGCATTGTGGCGGATAAGTGCGGCGGCTGTCAGTGGCAGACCGTCAGCTACGAGGCCCAGCTTGCGGCCAAACAGCAGCAGGTGACGGATGCCCTGGTTCGCATCGGCAAATTTGACGCGCCCAACGTGCTGCCGATTTTGGGCACCGAAGCGCCCCTCGGCTACCGCAACAAGGCCACCTATCCCCTAGCCCGTTCGCCGGAGGGCAACGTGAAGGCGGGCTATTTCCGCAAGGGCAGTCACAAACTGGTGAACCTCAACCAATGCCCGGTGCAGGATGAAAGGCTGAATCCCCTACTGGCGGAGGTGAAGCAGGACATCAAGGAACGGGGCTGGTCGATTTATAACGAAGATCGCCACCAGGGCCGCTTGCGTCACCTGGGTCTGCGGGTGGGGCGGCGCACGGGGCAGATGTTGCTCACCCTGGTCTCCACCGCGCCGAACTTGAAGGACATTGAACTCCAGGCCCAGGAATGGATGGAGCGCTACCCCGACCTGGTGGGCGTCTGCGTCAACCTCAACCCCGACAAAACCAACGCCATCTTTGGGGCCGAAACCCTGGTGATCGACGGGGTGCCCTACATCGAAGAAATCTTTGCCGATCTACGTTTTCGCATCCACGCCACCACCTTCTTCCAGGCCAACACCGAGCAGGCCGAAGGCATCCTCCAGGTGATTTTGGACGAACTGAAGCTGACCGGAACCGAAACCCTGATCGATGCCTACTGCGGCGTAGGTACCCTGACGCTCCCCCTCGCCAAGGTCGCCAAACGCTGCGTGGGTCTAGAGGTTCAAACTGAGGCTGTAGAACAGGCTCTAGCCAATGCGGGCCTGAACGGCATCGACAATGTGGAATTTCGGGCCGGGGACGTGGGCGAAACCCTAATCACCGCCGCCGAAAATCTGGCTGACCCGCTGGACATTGTGGTGCTGGATCCTCCCCGCAAGGGCTGCGACCGGGCGGTACTGGATGCCCTGATTGCCCTCAAGCCCCCCCGCATCGTCTATATGAGCTGCGACCCCGCCACCCTGGCCCGCGACCTCAAAATCCTGCGCGAAGAGGGCGGCTACACCCTCACCAAAGCCCAACCCGCCGACTTCTTCCCCCAAACCCCCCACGTCGAATGCGTCGCCTTTCTGGTAGCGTAA
- a CDS encoding 5-formyltetrahydrofolate cyclo-ligase has protein sequence MSTPAERNHTAKTDLRRRLLKARQNIPAQVWRQKSDQICDHLSRWEYFRRCRVILAYTSFRQEPDLSPLTQHHGYWGLPRCVGKTLAWHLWTPQDGGALVRGAYGILEPHPDSPLVNPDLVDLILVPAVACDVKGYRLGYGAGYYDRMLSQQVWRNVPTVGIVFEYARLPHLPRDVWDRPMRGLCSESGLFLA, from the coding sequence GTGTCCACCCCTGCCGAACGGAATCACACCGCCAAAACCGATCTGCGCCGCCGTCTGCTAAAGGCACGGCAGAATATTCCAGCCCAAGTGTGGCGTCAGAAAAGCGATCAGATCTGTGACCACCTCTCCCGCTGGGAGTATTTTCGCCGCTGCCGGGTGATTTTGGCCTACACCAGCTTTCGCCAAGAGCCCGACCTCAGCCCCCTGACACAGCACCATGGGTATTGGGGGCTGCCCCGCTGCGTTGGCAAAACCCTAGCTTGGCATCTCTGGACGCCCCAGGATGGTGGAGCCTTGGTACGGGGAGCCTACGGCATTTTGGAGCCCCACCCAGACTCGCCCCTAGTCAATCCTGATCTGGTCGATTTAATTCTTGTGCCTGCGGTGGCCTGCGATGTCAAGGGCTATCGCCTGGGCTACGGGGCTGGATACTACGACCGGATGCTCAGCCAGCAGGTTTGGCGCAACGTGCCCACGGTGGGCATTGTCTTTGAGTATGCCCGGCTGCCTCATCTGCCCAGGGATGTGTGGGATCGGCCCATGCGGGGGCTATGCTCGGAGAGCGGCCTTTTCCTTGCCTAG
- the pstB gene encoding phosphate ABC transporter ATP-binding protein PstB, protein MSESTGQPGLETSLEEATLRAKNVNVYYGASLAVRDVSLDIFKNEITAFIGPSGCGKSTLLRCFNRTNDLIPGARVEGKITMHGSDLYGPGVDPVNVRRRIGMVFQKPNPFPKSIYENITFAARINGYRGDYDDLVERSLKSAALWDEVKDKLKESGLSLSGGQQQRLCIARAIAIEPEVILMDEPCSALDPISTLKIEELMRELEKYYTIVIVTHNMQQALRISDKTAFFNAEATESGGKVGYLVEYADTEKIFSNPREDATRDYVQGRFG, encoded by the coding sequence ATGTCAGAATCCACAGGCCAGCCAGGGCTAGAGACCTCCCTAGAGGAGGCCACCCTGCGGGCCAAAAACGTCAACGTCTACTACGGGGCGTCCCTGGCCGTGCGGGATGTCAGCCTGGATATCTTCAAAAACGAAATCACCGCCTTCATCGGCCCTTCTGGCTGCGGTAAAAGTACCCTACTGCGATGCTTCAACCGCACCAACGATCTAATCCCAGGGGCGCGGGTAGAGGGCAAAATCACCATGCACGGCAGCGACCTCTACGGCCCCGGCGTTGACCCGGTGAACGTGCGCCGCCGCATTGGCATGGTGTTCCAAAAGCCCAACCCCTTCCCCAAATCCATCTACGAAAACATCACCTTTGCCGCCCGTATTAACGGCTATCGGGGCGACTACGACGACCTGGTGGAACGCTCCCTCAAATCTGCCGCCCTCTGGGACGAAGTGAAGGACAAGCTCAAGGAAAGCGGCCTCTCCCTCTCCGGGGGCCAACAGCAGCGCCTGTGCATTGCCCGCGCCATCGCCATCGAGCCGGAAGTGATTTTGATGGACGAACCCTGCTCTGCCCTCGACCCCATCTCCACCCTCAAAATTGAGGAACTGATGCGGGAACTGGAGAAGTACTACACCATCGTCATCGTTACCCACAACATGCAGCAAGCCCTGCGAATTTCCGACAAAACCGCCTTCTTCAACGCTGAAGCCACGGAATCGGGCGGCAAGGTGGGCTACCTGGTGGAGTATGCCGACACCGAAAAAATCTTCTCCAACCCCCGCGAAGACGCCACCCGCGACTACGTCCAAGGACGATTTGGTTAA
- a CDS encoding XdhC family protein produces the protein MITCFQQLAQALTYGPAVLATVVSIRGSVPREVGARLVVDAQGQAFNTIGGGAGEAKVIAQAQTVLQTGESQIVEIDLTGAPHRQTQGVCGGLMQVWLERWQGKDALALAQTIVQRLQAGQSVTLVTPLDGNGTPYLSEVPPDLDPAIAFVDTLQPPPLLLIVGAGHVGVQLAKVAHLAGFAIAVQDDRPDWANERLYPQATYRLTQPIEPALATLADHQNLYAALVTRGYTYDLEALTHLLSRPIPCTYIGMIGSEKRVRQVYQTLEQSGLPRSSFANIYGPIGLDIEALTPEEIAVSITAELIMVRRGGTGRPLSERLRHPMVANP, from the coding sequence ATGATCACCTGTTTTCAACAATTAGCCCAGGCGTTGACCTATGGCCCTGCTGTTTTGGCTACGGTCGTCAGCATACGCGGGTCGGTGCCCCGTGAGGTGGGGGCGCGGCTGGTGGTGGATGCCCAAGGCCAAGCCTTCAACACCATCGGCGGCGGGGCAGGGGAGGCCAAGGTAATTGCCCAGGCCCAAACCGTGCTGCAAACGGGCGAGTCCCAGATAGTCGAAATTGACCTGACAGGCGCACCCCATCGCCAAACCCAAGGCGTGTGTGGCGGCTTGATGCAGGTGTGGCTAGAGCGCTGGCAGGGGAAGGACGCACTCGCCCTGGCCCAAACCATCGTGCAACGACTTCAGGCGGGGCAATCTGTCACGTTAGTCACGCCGTTGGATGGGAACGGCACACCCTACCTCAGCGAAGTGCCCCCCGATCTCGACCCTGCCATCGCCTTTGTGGACACTCTGCAACCGCCGCCCCTATTACTAATCGTGGGCGCAGGCCATGTGGGGGTGCAGTTGGCTAAGGTCGCCCACCTCGCGGGGTTTGCCATCGCCGTCCAAGACGACCGCCCCGACTGGGCTAACGAACGCCTCTATCCCCAGGCCACCTATCGGCTGACACAACCTATCGAACCCGCCCTCGCAACCCTCGCCGATCACCAAAACCTCTATGCCGCCTTGGTAACGCGGGGTTACACCTACGACCTAGAAGCCCTAACCCATCTGTTGTCCCGCCCCATCCCCTGCACCTACATCGGCATGATCGGCAGCGAGAAACGGGTGCGCCAGGTCTACCAAACCCTGGAGCAGTCGGGCCTACCCCGCTCCAGCTTTGCGAATATCTACGGCCCCATTGGCTTGGATATCGAAGCTCTCACCCCGGAGGAAATCGCCGTCAGCATCACCGCCGAACTGATTATGGTGCGCCGAGGCGGCACCGGACGGCCTCTGTCTGAGCGGTTGCGGCACCCGATGGTGGCCAACCCATGA
- a CDS encoding DMT family transporter, whose amino-acid sequence MAQQGQSSADREPGSPRCDGLDSSLSRRRALVQVHWAVFLFGLAGLFGKGLAWPATAIVLGRTGLAAAALGLGLGWQRQRLWSHRKRDGLGLALLGVLLAFHWVSFFRSIQLSTVAIGLLTFSSFPVFVTVLEPMFFGTPWRRRDGILALLVVLGVALVVPEYRLGSDVTLGAVWGLLSGLSFALLQLLNRGQRQRYSALTIAFQQNLFACLSLLVWIAVNPLPNFGITRTDWLWLLVLGVLCTAIAHTLFIESLSVLRTQVASVISGLEPVYGIILAALLLGEIPTVRTILGGGLILGTTMLASWQGSRETE is encoded by the coding sequence GTGGCGCAGCAAGGACAGTCATCGGCAGATCGAGAACCTGGGAGTCCAAGGTGTGACGGTCTAGACAGCTCATTGTCTCGCCGTCGAGCCTTGGTGCAGGTGCATTGGGCCGTATTTTTGTTTGGCTTGGCGGGGCTGTTTGGCAAGGGATTGGCATGGCCTGCGACGGCTATCGTCTTGGGGCGAACAGGGTTAGCCGCCGCCGCGCTGGGTTTAGGTCTGGGTTGGCAACGGCAACGGCTTTGGTCACACAGGAAGCGCGATGGGCTAGGGTTGGCGCTGCTGGGGGTGCTGCTGGCCTTCCATTGGGTGAGCTTTTTTCGCAGCATTCAGCTTTCGACGGTGGCCATTGGGCTGCTGACATTTTCCAGCTTTCCGGTGTTTGTCACGGTGCTAGAGCCGATGTTTTTTGGCACCCCCTGGCGCAGACGAGATGGGATCTTGGCGCTTCTGGTCGTCCTTGGGGTAGCGCTAGTGGTACCGGAATATCGCCTCGGTTCAGACGTCACCCTGGGGGCGGTGTGGGGGCTGCTGTCTGGATTGTCCTTTGCGCTGCTGCAACTGCTGAACCGAGGGCAGCGGCAGCGTTATTCCGCCCTGACCATTGCCTTTCAGCAAAACCTATTTGCCTGTCTCAGCCTGTTGGTCTGGATCGCGGTTAATCCTTTGCCTAACTTTGGGATCACCAGAACAGACTGGCTGTGGTTGCTGGTGTTGGGGGTGTTGTGTACGGCGATAGCCCACACGCTCTTTATCGAAAGCCTGTCGGTGCTGCGAACCCAGGTGGCCAGCGTTATCAGCGGATTGGAGCCCGTCTATGGCATTATCTTGGCCGCGCTGCTGCTAGGGGAAATCCCCACCGTGAGAACGATATTGGGCGGCGGCTTGATTTTGGGCACCACGATGCTGGCCAGTTGGCAGGGCAGCCGGGAAACAGAGTAG
- a CDS encoding TIGR02450 family Trp-rich protein has protein sequence MARKQKFPHLLGSKWTARHTTEGWRHFQVANRKEDGGWVFAELVASCDPSVRLWINAKQLKNRDLWQPGWQPLASRSS, from the coding sequence ATGGCCCGTAAGCAAAAATTTCCCCACCTGTTGGGCTCCAAATGGACGGCCCGCCACACCACCGAGGGCTGGCGGCATTTCCAAGTGGCTAACCGTAAAGAAGACGGGGGCTGGGTGTTTGCGGAACTGGTGGCCTCCTGCGACCCCTCGGTGCGGCTGTGGATCAACGCCAAACAGTTGAAAAACCGCGACCTCTGGCAGCCTGGATGGCAGCCCCTAGCCTCCCGATCCTCCTAA
- the pstC gene encoding phosphate ABC transporter permease subunit PstC codes for MTTNLPPTGQPDLWQPNRAWSKWSQRVIVGLFGLFALLSVATTIGIVLSLLFEALEFFRAVPLWRFLTDTQWTPLFSNPQFGVFVLLSATFLTSIIAIVVALPLGLLSAIYLSEYASPKLRRILKPALEVLAGVPSVVFGYFALLLVTPFLQLFIPGLSGFNGLSAGIVLGVSITPLVASLSEDAIYAVPDSLRNGSYALGLTKRETIFGVVLPAALSGIVASVILAISRAVGETMIVSLAAGQNPNLTLNPFVPIMTMTAYIVQVSLGDTPAGSIAYKSIFAVGMTLFLVTLVFNIFSFWYVRKFRETYE; via the coding sequence ATGACTACCAACCTTCCACCCACGGGCCAGCCCGACCTGTGGCAGCCCAACCGAGCCTGGAGTAAGTGGAGCCAGCGGGTTATTGTGGGGCTGTTTGGCCTCTTTGCCCTGCTCTCGGTGGCCACCACCATCGGCATTGTGCTGTCGCTTTTGTTTGAGGCGCTGGAGTTTTTTAGAGCGGTGCCGCTCTGGCGCTTTTTGACCGATACCCAGTGGACGCCGCTGTTCTCCAATCCTCAGTTCGGCGTGTTTGTACTGCTGAGCGCCACCTTTCTCACCTCGATCATTGCTATCGTCGTGGCGCTGCCCCTAGGGCTGCTGTCGGCGATTTATCTGAGTGAGTACGCTTCTCCGAAACTACGCCGCATCCTTAAGCCTGCCCTAGAGGTATTGGCGGGGGTGCCTTCGGTGGTGTTTGGCTACTTTGCCCTGCTGTTGGTGACGCCGTTTTTGCAGCTTTTTATCCCTGGTCTTTCCGGCTTCAACGGCCTCAGTGCCGGGATTGTGCTGGGCGTTTCCATCACGCCGCTGGTGGCGTCCCTCAGTGAGGATGCCATCTACGCTGTGCCGGACTCCCTGCGCAATGGTTCCTACGCCCTGGGTTTGACGAAGCGGGAAACCATCTTTGGGGTGGTGCTGCCAGCGGCCCTCTCCGGGATTGTGGCCTCGGTCATCCTAGCGATTTCAAGGGCGGTGGGGGAAACCATGATCGTCTCCCTGGCGGCGGGGCAAAACCCCAACCTCACCCTCAACCCCTTCGTGCCGATCATGACCATGACCGCCTACATTGTGCAGGTCAGCTTGGGCGACACCCCCGCTGGTTCTATCGCCTATAAGTCTATCTTTGCGGTGGGGATGACGCTGTTCCTCGTCACCCTCGTCTTCAACATCTTCAGCTTCTGGTACGTGCGTAAGTTTCGGGAGACCTACGAGTAA
- a CDS encoding sensor domain-containing diguanylate cyclase, translated as MAKTVLMRPEADLFPDFNAAATAVLNYLQQTLGFGLWMVTRTEGEDWIVLHAQDQSYGVKQGDVFRWTDSFCSRMVAGQGPCIAPDSQAVPAYVEAPIASQVKIGAYVGVPLATEDGTLFGTLCAIDPSPQPDSIAEHLPLITLLAKLLSSILHADMAAAEQARRAERLQNEAFTDALTGLYNRRGWDQLLAEEEESCANYGFPACVVVIDLDNLKIVNDSFGHGAGDGLIQRAGHILRQETRKHDVVARIGGDEFVVLCTECSATQGQWLGERLQRALLNAQVQASVGVASRHPSRGLKAAWAEADRAMYQQKRLHRACPLP; from the coding sequence GTGGCTAAAACCGTGCTGATGCGTCCTGAGGCTGACCTGTTCCCTGACTTTAATGCCGCTGCCACGGCAGTTTTGAACTATCTCCAGCAGACCTTAGGCTTTGGGCTGTGGATGGTGACTCGCACAGAGGGCGAAGACTGGATCGTGCTCCACGCCCAGGATCAGAGCTATGGGGTGAAGCAGGGAGATGTGTTTCGCTGGACAGATTCCTTTTGTTCTCGCATGGTGGCCGGACAAGGCCCCTGCATTGCCCCCGATTCCCAGGCTGTTCCGGCCTACGTTGAAGCCCCCATTGCCAGCCAGGTAAAAATTGGGGCCTATGTGGGTGTGCCCCTAGCCACTGAAGACGGCACCCTGTTTGGCACCCTCTGCGCCATTGATCCCTCCCCTCAGCCCGATTCCATCGCTGAACACCTTCCCTTGATCACACTCTTGGCCAAGCTGCTCAGCTCCATTCTCCATGCCGATATGGCGGCTGCCGAGCAGGCCCGTCGCGCCGAGCGCCTGCAAAACGAAGCCTTCACCGATGCCCTCACAGGGCTCTATAACCGTCGAGGCTGGGATCAACTGCTGGCGGAGGAGGAGGAAAGCTGCGCTAATTATGGCTTTCCGGCCTGTGTGGTGGTGATTGACTTGGACAACCTCAAAATCGTGAACGATAGCTTCGGCCACGGTGCGGGGGATGGGCTCATTCAACGCGCTGGACACATCCTGCGCCAGGAAACTCGCAAACACGACGTAGTCGCTCGGATTGGCGGCGATGAATTTGTGGTGCTCTGCACAGAATGCTCGGCCACCCAGGGGCAGTGGCTGGGGGAGCGGCTCCAGCGGGCTCTCCTCAACGCCCAAGTTCAGGCTTCCGTAGGCGTTGCCTCCCGCCATCCCAGTCGGGGCCTAAAAGCCGCCTGGGCCGAGGCTGACCGAGCCATGTATCAGCAAAAGCGCCTTCATCGAGCCTGCCCTCTGCCCTAG
- a CDS encoding PstS family phosphate ABC transporter substrate-binding protein, with product MLSNRLFSVGRSGLLLASVLGLVACGGGNQAGGDTAGGSDLTGSVLVDGSSTVFPISEAMAEEFGRANPGVAVTVGVSGTGGGFRKFCAGETDISGASRPIRQEEIDLCAQAGIEFVELPIAFDGLSVVVNPSNEFAQCLTTDELKTMWEPAAQGTITNWNQIRADFPDQPLGLYGAGTDSGTYDFFMEAIGADGESRGDFTASEDDNVIVQGVSTDNGGLGFFGFAYYVENADRLQLVAVDGGTGCVAPSPETIADGSYQPLSRPEFIYVKTTSLENPAVKAFVEFYLDMANAPLIDEVGYVSLPADMNAKVLERLATTKTGSVFEGGSAVGKSLEDLL from the coding sequence ATGTTGTCCAATCGTTTATTTTCCGTTGGTCGTTCTGGTCTGCTGTTAGCGAGTGTGCTGGGGCTTGTGGCCTGTGGTGGTGGCAACCAAGCCGGTGGCGACACCGCTGGTGGTTCTGACCTCACCGGGTCTGTGCTGGTGGATGGTTCCAGCACGGTGTTCCCCATTTCCGAAGCCATGGCCGAGGAGTTTGGCCGGGCTAACCCCGGCGTGGCCGTAACCGTGGGCGTATCCGGCACGGGCGGCGGCTTCAGAAAGTTCTGTGCGGGCGAAACCGATATCAGCGGTGCCTCTCGCCCCATTCGCCAAGAGGAAATTGACCTCTGCGCCCAGGCTGGCATCGAGTTTGTTGAGTTGCCCATCGCCTTTGACGGGCTCTCGGTGGTGGTTAACCCCAGCAACGAGTTTGCCCAGTGCCTCACCACCGACGAACTGAAGACCATGTGGGAACCCGCCGCCCAGGGCACCATCACGAACTGGAACCAAATCCGAGCTGACTTCCCCGATCAACCCCTGGGCCTCTACGGCGCAGGTACCGACTCCGGCACCTACGACTTCTTTATGGAAGCCATTGGGGCCGATGGCGAAAGCCGGGGTGACTTCACCGCTAGCGAAGATGACAATGTCATCGTGCAGGGTGTGTCTACCGACAATGGCGGTCTGGGTTTCTTTGGCTTTGCCTACTACGTAGAAAACGCCGACCGTCTGCAACTGGTGGCCGTTGATGGCGGCACGGGCTGCGTGGCCCCCAGTCCCGAAACCATTGCCGACGGCAGCTACCAGCCCCTGTCTCGGCCTGAGTTCATCTACGTGAAGACCACCTCCCTGGAAAATCCGGCGGTGAAGGCCTTTGTGGAGTTTTATCTTGATATGGCCAATGCCCCTCTGATCGACGAAGTGGGCTACGTCAGTCTGCCCGCCGACATGAATGCCAAGGTGCTGGAGCGGTTGGCAACGACCAAAACGGGCTCGGTGTTTGAAGGTGGGTCTGCCGTGGGCAAGAGCCTGGAAGATCTGCTCTAG
- the pstA gene encoding phosphate ABC transporter permease PstA produces MTSLSPQPSKMDKGWDIDQASALSALSRRKLIDQIIKYLSLGAVIFSLSVLAILLIDVLIDGLPVLSWSFLTSFPSRRPADAGLVSALVGTIWVMVLVALFTFPIGVGAGIFLEEFVSDSWFAKVIEINISNLAGVPSIIYGLLGLQVFVRIMFPITQGRSVLSGALTLSLLVLPIVIIATRESLRAIPNSLRQAGYALGATRWQVVRAHILPLAFPGILTGVILALSRAIGETAPLITIGALTYIPFLPELSLRGLQSPFTVLPIQIFNWVSRPQPAFHALAAGGIIVLMVILLMMNSLAIYLRNRFQK; encoded by the coding sequence ATGACCTCACTGTCGCCTCAACCCAGCAAGATGGACAAGGGCTGGGACATCGACCAGGCTTCTGCCCTGAGCGCCCTGAGCCGCCGCAAGCTGATTGACCAAATTATCAAGTATCTCTCCCTGGGAGCGGTGATCTTCTCCCTGTCAGTGTTAGCCATTTTGCTAATCGATGTGCTGATCGATGGGCTCCCCGTCCTTAGCTGGAGCTTCCTCACCAGTTTTCCCTCCCGACGCCCCGCCGATGCAGGGCTGGTGTCGGCCCTGGTAGGCACCATTTGGGTGATGGTGCTGGTGGCGCTGTTTACCTTCCCCATTGGGGTTGGGGCGGGCATCTTCCTCGAAGAATTTGTCTCCGATAGCTGGTTTGCCAAGGTAATTGAGATCAATATCTCCAATCTGGCAGGGGTGCCATCTATTATCTATGGTCTGCTCGGCCTCCAGGTGTTTGTGCGAATTATGTTCCCCATCACCCAGGGGCGCAGTGTTCTATCCGGTGCACTCACCTTGTCTCTGCTGGTGCTGCCCATTGTGATCATCGCCACCCGCGAATCCCTGCGGGCTATCCCCAACAGTTTGCGGCAGGCGGGCTATGCCCTAGGGGCTACCCGTTGGCAGGTGGTACGTGCCCACATTTTGCCCCTCGCTTTTCCCGGCATTTTAACCGGGGTAATTTTGGCTCTGTCTCGCGCCATTGGCGAAACTGCACCGCTGATCACCATCGGCGCATTGACCTACATTCCCTTCCTGCCAGAGCTTTCCCTGCGCGGGTTGCAAAGCCCCTTTACGGTGCTGCCCATCCAAATTTTCAACTGGGTGTCGCGTCCTCAGCCCGCCTTCCACGCCCTCGCGGCAGGGGGTATTATCGTGCTAATGGTGATTTTGCTAATGATGAATTCCCTCGCCATTTACCTGCGAAACCGCTTCCAAAAGTAA